From a single Arachis hypogaea cultivar Tifrunner chromosome 3, arahy.Tifrunner.gnm2.J5K5, whole genome shotgun sequence genomic region:
- the LOC112791379 gene encoding external alternative NAD(P)H-ubiquinone oxidoreductase B3, mitochondrial: MRTFTFFQRLSKAFHGYDSHFKLVLLCTTVSGGGLLAYGEAVAQSEAAVVKEEKKKVVVLGTGWAGTSFLKNLENPRYEVHVVSPRNYFAFTPLLPSVTCGTVEARSIVEPVRNIFRKKNVKVDFSEAECLKIDAANRKVYCRSSISNNSNEKDEFVVDYDFLIIAVGANVNTFNTPGVVENCHFLKEVEDAQKIRRTVIDCFERASLPSVSEEEKKRILHFAIVGGGPTGVEFAASLHDFVNEDLVKLYPGIKDLVKITLLEAGEHILSMFDKRITSFAEDKFRRDGIDVKTGSMVVKVSDKEISTKEMKNGGEITTMPYGMAVWSTGIGTRPFIRDFMTQIGQINRRAVATDEWLRVEGTNNVYALGDCATINQRKVMEDIAAIFKKADKDNSGTLTVKEFQEVLDDICERYPQVELYLKTRQMNDIADLLKEAKGDVAKESIELSIEELKTALSKVDSQMKFLPATAQVASQQGTYLAKCFNRMEECEKNPEGPIRFRGEGRHRFKPFRYKHLGQFAPLGGEQAAAQLPGDWVSIGHSTQWLWYSVYASKQVSWRTRALVVSDWTRRFIFGRDSSQI, from the exons ATGCGCACTTTCACTTTCTTCCAGCGTCTTTCTAAAGCTTTCCATGGCTACGACTCCCACTTCAAGCTTGTACTCCTCTGCACCACCGTTAG CGGTGGTGGACTTTTGGCATACGGCGAGGCGGTAGCTCAATCGGAAGCGGCGGTagtgaaggaggagaagaagaaggtggtGGTGCTGGGGACAGGTTGGGCAGGGACGAGCTTCTTGAAGAATCTGGAGAATCCCAGATATGAGGTCCACGTGGTGTCTCCTCGCAACTATTTTGCCTTCACACCTTTGCTTCCTAGTGTCACGTGCGGCACCGTCGAGGCCCGTAGCATCGTTGAACCCGTTCGCAACATCTTTAGGAAG AAAAATGTGAAAGTAGACTTCAGTGAAGCAGAATGTCTCAAGATTGACGCAGCAAACAGGAAAGTTTACTGTCGGTCAAGTATAAGCAATAATTCGAATGAAAAAGATGAATTTGTTGTGGACTATGACTTCCTCATCATAGCCGTGGGAGCAAATGTAAACACATTCAATACTCCCGGGGTGGTGGAGAATTGCCATTTCTTGAAG GAAGTTGAAGATGCACAGAAGATCAGAAGAACAGTTATTGACTGCTTTGAGAGAGCAAGCTTGCCTAGTGTAagtgaggaagagaagaagagaatccTTCATTTTGCTATTGTTGGAGGTGGTCCGACCGGGGTGGAGTTTGCAGCCTCTCTTCATGACTTCGTCAATGAAGATTTGGTCAAATTATATCCCGGTATAAAAGATTTGGTTAAGATTACGCTTCTGGAGGCAGGGGAACATATTTTGAGCAT GTTTGACAAAAGAATCACTTCTTTTGCTGAGGACAAGTTCCGAAGAGATGGCATCGATGTGAAAACTGGATCCATGGTTGTGAAGGTATCTGATAAAGAAATTTCGACTAAAGAAATGAAAAATGGAGGAGAAATCACTACAATGCCATATGGAATGGCTGTCTGGTCAACTGGCATTGGAACTCGTCCATTTATTAGAGATTTTATGACACAAATTGGCCAG ATTAACAGGCGTGCTGTTGCTACCGATGAATGGTTGAGAGTTGAGGGAACCAACAATGTGTATGCACTTGGAGATTGTGCTACAATAAACCAGCGAAAAGTCATG GAAGATATTGCAGCAATCTTTAAGAAGGCGGACAAAGACAACTCAGGAACCCTCACGGTCAAAGAATTTCAAGAGGTATTGGATGATATCTGTGAGAGATACCCTCAGGTAGAACTGTATCTGAAGACTAGACAAATGAATGATATTGCTGATCTGTTGAAAGAAGCCAAGGGAGATGTTGCAAAGGAATCTATTGAGCTGAGTATCGAAGAACTAAAAACTGCACTTTCTAAAGTGGATTCTCAAATGAAGTTTCTTCCTGCTACAGCACAG GTTGCATCTCAGCAAGGCACCTACCTTGCCAAGTGCTTTAATCGGATGGAAGAGTGTGAAAAGAATCCAGAGGGTCCTATCAGGTTCAGGGGAGAAGGACGCCATAGGTTCAAACCCTTCAG GTACAAGCATTTAGGTCAATTTGCTCCTCTGGGAGGAGAGCAGGCAGCTGCACAGCTTCCTGGTGATTGGGTTTCAATTGGTCATAGCACTCAATGGCTTTGGTATTCTGTCTATGCAAG CAAGCAAGTTAGCTGGCGCACACGGGCATTAGTTGTATCAGACTGGACAAGGCGTTTTATTTTTGGAAGGGACTCGAGTCAAATCTGA